The Persicobacter psychrovividus genome window below encodes:
- the fucP gene encoding L-fucose:H+ symporter permease — protein sequence MNSEVKVVERKYILPFILITSLFALWGFANDITNPMVAAFKTVMEISNAKASLVQFAFYGGYATMAIPAALFVQRYSYKKGILLGLTLYAVGALMFWPAAQYQMFGFFLLSLYVLTFGLAFLETTSNPYILSMGSVETSTRRLNLAQAFNPMGSLLGMFVASQIVLSALESDKQRNAAGELIFSSLDEGTKAVIRAHDLMVIRNPYVALGLVVFLMLIVIALVNMPQLGQVNKIHPLKSFNRLVKNITYREGVIAQVFYVAAQIMCWTFIIHYAENLGLNKATAQMYNIVAMGIFLGSRFLSTFLMKYINSRLLLLVFAIGALVTISGVILSQNIFGLYCLVATSAFMSLMFPTIYGIALEGIGEDATLGAAGLVMAIVGGALMPPLQGAIIDLQVINGFPAVNLSFLLPLICFVVIALFAHRSYQSHKKLNQ from the coding sequence ATGAATAGTGAAGTGAAAGTAGTAGAAAGGAAATATATTCTTCCTTTTATCTTGATAACCAGTCTGTTTGCACTTTGGGGGTTTGCAAATGATATTACCAACCCAATGGTGGCGGCCTTTAAAACAGTCATGGAGATTTCCAATGCGAAGGCATCTTTAGTGCAATTTGCATTTTATGGAGGATATGCAACGATGGCCATCCCTGCAGCGCTTTTTGTGCAAAGGTACAGTTATAAAAAAGGAATTCTTTTAGGGCTGACATTGTATGCGGTAGGAGCATTGATGTTCTGGCCAGCGGCTCAATATCAGATGTTTGGGTTCTTCTTGTTGTCTTTGTATGTACTCACATTTGGCTTGGCTTTCTTGGAAACAACCTCAAACCCTTACATCCTATCGATGGGAAGTGTGGAGACTTCTACTCGCAGGTTGAACCTCGCGCAGGCTTTCAATCCCATGGGATCATTGCTGGGGATGTTTGTCGCTTCCCAGATTGTATTATCAGCCTTAGAATCTGATAAGCAGCGTAATGCTGCGGGTGAGCTGATATTTTCGAGCCTGGATGAGGGAACCAAAGCGGTCATCCGTGCGCATGATCTGATGGTGATCCGAAATCCATATGTCGCCCTGGGACTAGTGGTTTTTTTAATGTTGATTGTCATTGCGCTGGTAAATATGCCGCAACTTGGGCAGGTTAACAAAATCCATCCACTGAAGTCCTTCAACCGGTTAGTCAAAAATATTACCTACAGAGAAGGGGTGATTGCTCAGGTGTTTTATGTGGCTGCACAAATCATGTGCTGGACATTTATTATTCACTATGCAGAAAATTTGGGATTAAATAAAGCAACAGCACAGATGTATAATATTGTGGCTATGGGGATTTTTCTCGGAAGTCGCTTCTTGAGTACCTTTTTGATGAAGTACATCAATTCAAGGTTGTTGTTACTGGTTTTTGCTATTGGCGCCTTGGTTACTATTTCCGGTGTTATTCTTTCGCAGAACATATTTGGACTGTATTGTCTGGTAGCCACTTCGGCTTTTATGTCATTGATGTTTCCCACCATTTATGGAATCGCTCTTGAAGGAATAGGAGAAGATGCCACCCTGGGAGCCGCAGGTTTAGTGATGGCCATTGTTGGAGGTGCATTGATGCCGCCCTTGCAAGGGGCAATCATAGATTTGCAGGTAATTAATGGCTTTCCTGCCGTGAATTTATCCTTCCTGTTGCCACTGATATGCTTTGTGGTGATTGCGCTGTTTGCTCACAGAAGTTACCAGAGCCATAAAAAATTAAATCAATAA
- the rhaD gene encoding rhamnulose-1-phosphate aldolase, whose protein sequence is MEKLPINAQSEINKVSQIAGYLWQREWAERNAGNISIDMTHLFDDQSMSVKSEEIAFPLPKEAAGMVLFVTGTGCHLRHLVDRVKEVACILKVNLEATGYAIVWGGEKVDFRPTSELISHVKIHLFNRGANPTHKAIVHTHPTELIVMSHHPIFQEEDKFNHSLWKMCPEVRVFVPKGVDCTPYALSGTEALADVTIEGLKNRDVILWEKHGALSTGSDVETAFDYLDVANKGAKLLLTAWSAGFDPIGLLDDQMEELEVLMVEMGLL, encoded by the coding sequence ATGGAAAAGTTACCAATAAACGCTCAAAGCGAGATCAATAAAGTTTCACAGATCGCAGGCTATTTATGGCAGCGTGAGTGGGCAGAAAGAAATGCAGGAAATATATCGATTGATATGACGCATTTATTTGATGATCAGTCCATGTCAGTCAAAAGTGAGGAGATTGCTTTTCCCTTACCTAAAGAAGCAGCTGGTATGGTGTTGTTTGTTACTGGAACGGGTTGTCATCTGCGCCATTTAGTGGATCGAGTGAAAGAGGTGGCCTGTATTCTGAAAGTGAATTTAGAGGCGACAGGTTACGCCATCGTTTGGGGTGGCGAAAAGGTAGATTTTCGTCCTACTTCGGAATTGATTTCACACGTAAAAATTCACCTGTTCAATAGAGGGGCGAACCCAACACATAAAGCGATAGTTCATACGCATCCAACTGAGCTGATTGTGATGAGTCATCATCCCATCTTTCAAGAAGAAGATAAGTTTAATCATAGCCTTTGGAAAATGTGTCCTGAAGTACGGGTTTTTGTACCCAAAGGAGTGGATTGTACGCCTTATGCTTTGTCGGGAACGGAAGCCTTAGCTGATGTTACGATTGAGGGGCTGAAAAACAGGGATGTTATCCTTTGGGAGAAGCACGGTGCTTTATCAACGGGAAGCGATGTAGAGACCGCTTTTGATTATCTGGATGTGGCCAATAAAGGTGCAAAGTTATTATTGACAGCATGGTCTGCGGGATTTGACCCAATCGGTTTATTGGATGATCAAATGGAAGAACTCGAAGTGCTAATGGTTGAGATGGGACTGCTTTAG
- the fucU gene encoding L-fucose mutarotase, which translates to MLKGISPLLSPELLSVLCEMGHGDEILLADAHFPSLNYKTKVLRADGINIDDLMLGILPLFELDQYAEFPLVMMDAVAGDTLDPLVEFRYRKSMETVTSEDFKIQKMERFDFYKRVEGVAAIVITGELAKYGNIILKKGVTPVFTLKAESYE; encoded by the coding sequence ATGTTAAAAGGAATTTCACCTCTTCTTAGCCCTGAGTTACTTTCGGTTTTGTGTGAAATGGGACACGGCGACGAGATATTACTTGCCGATGCTCATTTTCCGTCGCTGAATTATAAAACCAAGGTCTTACGTGCTGACGGAATCAACATCGATGATTTAATGTTGGGCATTTTGCCACTTTTTGAGTTGGATCAATATGCGGAATTTCCATTGGTGATGATGGATGCCGTTGCCGGAGATACCTTAGATCCATTAGTCGAGTTTCGTTACCGAAAAAGTATGGAAACGGTGACCTCTGAGGATTTTAAAATTCAAAAGATGGAACGGTTCGACTTTTATAAAAGAGTCGAAGGTGTCGCTGCGATTGTCATAACGGGCGAGTTGGCAAAGTATGGTAATATTATTCTGAAAAAAGGAGTTACTCCAGTTTTCACCCTAAAGGCCGAAAGTTATGAATAG